The genomic stretch gaggtaaGACGTGAGAGAAATGAAGTTTGCAAACGGGGAatcttcccccttttccgaCCTTGGGGCACCGGTCACCAGCTCCAGACTGAACAGCTTGTTGGCGTGAGAAAAATCATATGTGGCAAGCAAGACGGCAGCTTCCTCTCCCGGCCTACAAGATCATTAGCAATATTTTCCCACAACCAGAAACAGACGTGCACTCACAGCTCGGCAAACATTCTTTTGGCAGTGTCTGCGTCGTAGACCGGTTTGGGCGGAGGCTTTCCCCCTGGCGCAATAGCCCCTAGCCCAATCTTGTTGAGCGTGTTGGCCAGCGTCCATCCTTCTGGTAGGTCTTCTTGGACATCGATATACTGATCCCGGAGCTTCTGGCACGTCTTGCCCACGCCCTTGACGATATCCTTGATGACCCGCTCGTTGACAAAATCGTTCAAGCGCATTTGATAAGGGTTCTGAAACTCGAACTTGTTGTAGTTGGCCAGCAGTCCAAGCAGCATGAACGGCCTCGTGATCCTCGTCTCGTCGCCAGAAGTTTCCAGCGAAGATTGTGATTGAATACACTGTCTCGGTCAGCACCGCGGCCCTTTCACATCAGGGGTTTAGTAACATACGCCTATTATCGCTGGGAACAGATCCCTCTGAATAAAGTACGTGAGCAAGCTCGTTTGATACGCCCCCGAGGACACGGCGAGCGCCAGTTCCACCGCCCGTTGCTGCAAATCGGCTGTATAAGTGCAGTTGGATTTCCCctttggctgctgctgctgctgctgctgtggttccTGTCCATCCGCCGGCTGCCTTTTGTCCTGCGCATGACCAACCCCATGTGGGCAACACTCTACCCCTGGGCCCCTTCCATTGCGTATGAGGCCCTCCAGCGCTGCAACAAAGTCCCCAAACACGGTATCGATCTGATCCAGCCCGGCCAAAACCTCAATGATATCCGAGCTCGGGTTTGTGTACCGTTTTGCAAGCACGCAAGTCATGAACGTGGACAAGGTGTCGAGTGCATGCAGATCCCCGACTCCATATGGTCGTCGCAACGCCTGTACCGCCTTGATGAATAGTTGCCTTGTCTGGGTCGACAGATGGAGTAAATCGCCGACTGGGGTCTCGTCGAGCATGCGCTTCAAGCTGGCGCGGTCGGGCCGCAGGAGAAAGAACTCCTTCCAGAAGCCTTCGGGCTTTTCGGCCGGTGCATCTTCATCGTCCTTTTAGTACACAGTCTGTCAACCTCTGCGTCTGATAATTCGGTCACTCGGGGCTAACCTGTGAACCGGGACAAGTGTCAGCTGTTGTTCCTCACCAGGCACCCACCGCTGCGGACGAACCTTGAATAGGGCTTCATAGAGCCGGACGATTTTGGGCTGGAAAACCTCGGGCCGGGGCTGGTGTGTTAGGGGAGAAGGCTCCATGGGTTTACATATAACTTCCCGCAGTCAACTCGGTTGTGGTCGGTCGAGAATTGGGGTACGAGCGGTCGTGGTTGGGGTCGGGATTCGGGACAGCGTCGCGTTCGGTCGGGAACCCGCCAATCTGGCTCCCTGTCTCCGTCATCAAAGAAACGGAGAACACAGTGCGCGTCAGTTAGGTGGGGCTGCTATTTTTGGGCGCTTCTTGGCGGTGACGGGACAGTGCGGGCGAAACAATCGACAACCGCCTCATTCTCATAGGGCTGAAGACAAGCCAGTGAAGAATTAGACTCAATATATGACCATGTTTACCAGAACTGTCAAACTTATCCGACCATGTCCGATCAGTCTCCTTGTTCTTTtctccgccacctccacgTCCGTTTGGATACATACACGCacctttttttgttgctaCAGTACGTCTATCCCCGTAGAATTCTTGTGTATACCATGCCCAGTGGCAACAAGCCGCCATTGCTGTTTCTGTTTAATCCACATGGCAGTTTGTGCCGAACCTCTACCACCACAAAAGGCCCAAAGATGTTGAAAGGACAGATCGTAGCCGCCACCGACCCATTTTCCCCCGGCAAAGAGATAACAGCAAGCTCAAAACAAAAGTGTCGCTAGTGAATATTCCAAAATGCCTAGGCTATGAGAAAGACAGTAAAAGGATTGTAAACTCGAAATGTGAGTGCTGGGTTAGATGTAGAAAAAAACAGCCCGCTATTAAACGCCCCAGGGAaagcaaagaagaaaagtCAAATCCCCCAGCTTCCCCTCCGCTCGCGCACACCCCAGGCCAAGGGGCTGATGGCGTTCAGGTCCGGATGTTGCCGGGCCCACTCATAGATGTAGAGCTTCAGCGCCTTCCATCTTGGACAcctgtcctcctccttgacatTGTCCTGCTCTTCGCTATCGAGCATGATATGTCCGGTGGCCTTGATCCTCTTCCCGTCCGCCCTTCTCGGGCCAGAGTCCTCACTGTTCTGGGACTGCGAGCCAGAGGATTGAGAATTGCTGTGGACTTCTGCGCCCCATAGATCCTCCATGATGGCGTCGTCGTCCCTTTCCAGTTCCTCCACGGGAATCCGGCTGATCTTGCTCAGCTCCTCATCGTAGAGCCTAGCCGTGGCCGGGTATCCAAGAGACAAATAATTGTACACCTGCGTTACAAACTTGTCATCAAACTCGGCGGCAATCTTCTCCTCGAGGTCAGCCACAGCCTTCTCTTGCTTCAGTTTCTCGTCCAGGTTATGCAGGTTGTGGAGCATGTGAAGGCCCTTGGGTGCGTTGTTCTTGGTTCGGTGCTCGGGAATGACCAGACTCCCATTCGCCGAATGTGGTTTCTTTTGGAGCTGAATAGAGCCTCCTCCTGGGATATGCAGACTTTCGGCCCTCGAACCAACCGGCGTCGGCTCCTCGCTTAGTTCGACCGGAGCAGTTCCAAAAGCTCGGTCAAATGGATCTGTGTTGCTTGCGTCGGGCATGGGCGTCGTGATCATCAGCGGCCTGTCCACATGAGCAATCTTTTCGTTTTGGTTGCTCGTGTAGCAGTAACCGCGCCAGAGGCCATGCTGTTCTGTCGGGTCACGGTGCTGGTCCTCCAGCGTCGTTCCCGTCTCCAGATCCCACAAATGATCCGGCTCCAGCTTGGTCTGCTTCGGGGACGGGCACTTTCTAAACGTTAGATCCTGGCCGAGCATGGGAGGTGATTTTTTCAGTCGCAACCGATGGGCggccctcgccctctccagGGACATGTCTCTTTCCTGGCCGTAGGGGTTGAAAGGTGCATGGTGCCCAAAAGATGTTTCCGGAGGTATATGCGAGGCCGGGACATAAGGCATGTCGCCAGCCTTGCCAGCAGGCGCCGAGGGTATGTACGGCATAAAGCTCTCGCCGATGGGTCGGACCGGGGGAGAGTCTGGCTCCATGTTGGGCATGCGACTCTCTCCAGTGGGCGGCAGAGGCGACTCAGCACGGAGCAAGGGCATATGAGTCTCTCCAATGGCCACCAGCGAGCCTGATGACGGCCGTGGCCTCCACAGGGGAGAGTTGGCTATGGACGACCTCTGTCTGCTCGTCAAATCTATGGCATCGCTAGGGACATCAATGCTCATCTTGTCCAGGTCCAACGTGTCTATCCGACTCATGTCACGCTGCCTGTGGGCATTCACCATTTGCGCATGCTCTTGCATCTCCTTGAAGGCCCAGCTAATGTCCTCCTCGGACGAGTTGCGTCTCGAGTGCATGGGATTCCATGGGCCCCTCGTCAAAGGCCTCCCGCGGGGCCCGTCGTCTTCTGACCCCTCCCTGACATAGAAATGTTCGGCACCGCCTATGCGCTGGCCGCTGTTGGGGAACGCGCTCATGGCAATGTCCTGGAGCTTCCTTTGAGCATCGCGGGCCACGAGATCAAACAAGGGGCCGgcaatctcatcatcacacGATTCGCGCCGGGCATGAGCCCTCTGTCTCTCGGGGCTTGCTGGGATGGATCCATGGCTTCGTTTCCTTCGGGGCTTGGGGGCGTAAATGTGATTTGTGTAGGGTGTGATATCTGTCCTGTCTGTCGGACGCGTGGCTGGGCCTTCGTCTCCGACTCGCCTAGATCTTCGGACCGAGGACTCTACCAGTTGCGGCGCAAACTTGCGTCGCTCCcgcggaggtggtgatggcgacCTCGGGGATGGACTCGGGGTCAGCTCGTTGGGCGGTATGGACTTTCGATAGCGTTCAAAGGTGGTCTCTATCAACTTGGGTGCGAACTTTGGCCCCGGCCGATCTTTGGTGTTGGCCATTACAGGTTCTGATTGGAACCACTGGGTGGAGTTACACCATGCGTTCAGTACTCTACTGGGCTGTCGAGTTAGTCTTGACGGTCaagggaaaaaggagggCAGGAGGGCGCACCCACCAACCACGTTTGGGGAATGTTGGATGACTTCAGGTCCCGTCGTGAATCATGAAGCTCTGGCACAAGAACAGGCCAGCGGCGCGGCACACCCAGACGGCTTCCAACTTGATTTGTATGCCGTGAGCGGGGGCGAGTCGGCAGAGGGATGCGAGGATtcggaggaggcggtcaCAAGAGCTGAGGCGGGTATTGCAACATTGCTGGAGCAATGTCCGTGGTGCGTGGGCCACGATAGCAGCAGCCACGCAGCCAACACCAGCGCTTACCGCAGCTGGCAGAAAGTGGGCGGGAGACCCCAGAGTGGGATGAATGGTGGGGCATTGCCCATGTCGCTGCACTGTGCGAAGAAGCCACTGCGGAACTCAGCCGGACCCGCGTGATCCATTGGCCGGGCGTATTTCAAGCCACTGCTGCCACACACTTGGCCATCCGCACCGTATGCTTATCGTTCGCACACCGTCACTGTACAGATGCACCCCAAATCCAGCACCTGAGATCAAGCAAACAGCGGGGTGTGAGCTGCAGTCTCTATCCATGTCGTCCTGCCTTGCGAGCTTGAAGCCTGACATCATCCACCGGTAATCGCATCTTTTCTGACTGCTGTTGGCTCATCAACCTGGGAACTGGAGAGCAATAACGTTCACAAGCCCTGGCGCACTCAAAGGGACTGATCATCAGGGTCCACAAAGAACCAAGGAGATCTCCTTTGACAACATCTAACAAAGTACAAAGTAGACTCACCGTTCTGTCTCCCTAGGTAGGCGGTGTCGGCTCAGCTCCCTACAGGCCAGCGCATGTTTTTGACTTTTTCGGTCAAGTGACGCAAGTGCCCGTCCGGTGCCCGTCACAGCCTTTACGGAATGGAAATGGTCATTTTCAGGGTCCAAGTCGGTGAGGGTGCGCTGGCTTCACCCAGCCTTGGCTCGCCAGTCCTTTATCCTTCGGCGAGTCTCGAGGACTTCCCGTCCTCTGTTCGGTACCATGCTGGTGGCTTCAGGGACCAAGCCGCTAGAAAAACCCGCCTCCATTTCAACGGGCACTATTGGGTGACGCTCCACTATCAAAACCCGAGCCCGTGAGCGGTGGGCAACTCTGGTTGTCAAGAAACTCGAAATCACGCAACACAGCCCAGAAGTCGGCTTGGAAAATTTACTGCCAGTTTCGACGTGAGAGGAGACAGTCTTTCGCCCGTCCATCACCCTTGGTCTCTAGACTCGTGACATCTGAGGTGAGATAAACCCGCGCGGGGGTGCAACCCCCACACAGAGTCGCCCGTTTCTTGACACCAACCACACCGCCCACCCTCGCTAACTTTAATACCCCTGTCCGGTTGGAAGGGTGGAAGGGTCCTCAACCGCCACCAGCCAAGAGAGCTTACCTTCACGAAGTCCCGATCGCCGATAGCCGACTAACACTACAAAACGACAGCTCACACACTTCAAGTAgtgtacctacctacccaagCCCCCAAGAACAATATGTTCATCTCATGTTCGCCAATGTCACGATGCCGCCAGACAACACTGCCATTTGGTCAGCCACACGCAGTGAAAGACCTTCCCGTGACTGGGCCAGATTTTCTTGTGGCTGTCTCTTATTGGAGATGATGCAAGGGAACTTATGCAGCATCCCCTGCCGGGCATATAGACACtgcacacctccctccttaggtcaccaacaacagttTGACCCCACAGACCACTTTTCGCAGTTCCTCCATTACACTCCGGCTGGCCCAATCGGCAGGATGGCGTCCAGGGGGTCGGGTGTCCTGATATACTCCGGTTATCCCCTTGGATCTCCATACGGAGCACTGGGACGCAGACACTTTCTCGCCTCTGAGTAAGCAACATGTCCAATGTAGAAGCAGCGAGCGGCCAGTAGCATATGTAGTATCCGCAAACCAATGACCTCAGCCCAGAAAACCCGCTTCTTACCCCAGACTCTTGGCCGCTACGAGATCGTCTTTTGGCATTTTGCGGGGAAGTGGCAAATGGCGTTAAACAGTTGGTTGTTATCTCACGTCCCCTGTCGTTTATGATGACGCCTGGCCAGGAAGACGGCATACCTGACACGGATTATGGCCGACACGGGACGTGCTAATGCTATGCGGATATATCATATTTACATTCCACCATCAAGGCCCGATGGCTTGGTCTCTCTGGAGCGAGTGTCATTGAGAAGACAAGTACACAGAAATATAGAGACCCCAGCGTGTAATCGCCTCTCAGGACATGACTCCCTAAAGCTGCCTCCTCGGGGACTTTCGTTATCTTCAGAAGTCTATCAACTCTGTTTACGATCTATGTAGATGGCATCATTGAGCGTTCTCCCAAATAGCAGTCTCGTTTATTCGGGGGTTAATGTAACATGATAGGAAAGGTATTCGAGATGCATTGAATAATCATGGCTGACTCACATGCTGTGAGCCTAGCTTCTCGTAACGGTGCCCATCAACGTGTTACGTCGTATGGCTCTCCGTTTTTTTTGCGTATTACAAGAGACTCCAatctaggtacctaggtaggcaTGATGTCTTGGAGTGAGAAGAGTGTTGTTGACGATGTGCGATCAATACTATGAACAAAACGGGAAATAGTATCTCGAGACTTTTCGAATGTATCGTTATCGATGCGCTGTTCAGGGCACTTGGCTATGTCATCCTGTCTTGAACTCCTCTCGAGTCGTTCGTGATACTTCAAGACCAATCACCAAGGCAGGTTGACTCGACTGCCTAGAGGCTGCTACTCTGGAGTGGTTTCACTTTTCAAGTATGGATTACCTAGATATGTGATGATCCTCCGCATTTACTGCCACCCAGACAGAGTGCCACAAAGACACGGATGTCGGTTTGAAGATGCGACCACAGTGCGCACTGAACTACtcagccacaaccaccacttCCTATCAGATCTGGAATACAAGAGAAGCCTGTTCTCTTCCCATGCAGAAGGTCTTCGGCCTATGCACATCTACGCGGCGTAGTGATAAGTGCGCTGGTTAAAATTCTTATCACAGTTTCAAACGACTATGACTTGTTCAGACCTGGCGAGCATTCCCTCTACTCAACCTGAATTCAGTGTCCGGCATTACAATGGTTCATTAGGACGATACTACAGACGCCACAGTCATACTGCGTTAGACACATATGGGTTGGAAATGAGGATGGAAAGATGGCGTCGACGGGAAAGGAGATTAGATGAACTTTGTGGACTAAGAGGACTTAGGAGGCGTGCTTCCCGGCGTCGGATAGATAGGATTGTCAAATGCGGTGACACCATTACGCAAAGGATAGTATATACAGCATGAATTTGTGTATCATGAAGGCTACGAAAGTGTGTTCTCATGACCTCACTCCTTTTCCAAAGTTACAACGAGCGGACTGTCAAGGTTATCAGCCATGCTACCGTTGTTTCAATACAAGTAGTGACAACACAATCACCTCTAGTAGAAGACTAGTAGAAGAGTCGAAGATTTGACgtcggagaggagggatgatCATGACCACATTGGCTGATGCAATCACCCGTGGAAGAACCACCCTTCATCTACAGCTGTCTTGCAAGCAATATGCGTACTGGGAGCAGCAGTCTTGTGCGCCTGAGGCTGAATCATGGGTGGTCAACCAAGAGATAAGCCGACTGGGATTC from Podospora pseudopauciseta strain CBS 411.78 chromosome 3, whole genome shotgun sequence encodes the following:
- a CDS encoding hypothetical protein (EggNog:ENOG503NXRH; COG:S), which encodes MLDETPVGDLLHLSTQTRQLFIKAVQALRRPYGVGDLHALDTLSTFMTCVLAKRYTNPSSDIIEVLAGLDQIDTVFGDFVAALEGLIRNGRGPGVECCPHGVGHAQDKRQPADGQEPQQQQQQQPKGKSNCTYTADLQQRAVELALAVSSGAYQTSLLTYFIQRDLFPAIIGCIQSQSSLETSGDETRITRPFMLLGLLANYNKFEFQNPYQMRLNDFVNERVIKDIVKGVGKTCQKLRDQYIDVQEDLPEGWTLANTLNKIGLGAIAPGGKPPPKPVYDADTAKRMFAELPGEEAAVLLATYDFSHANKLFSLELVTGAPRSEKGEDSPFANFISLTSYLLQHAHLSQRTTLYCHLNLMVFRLLIEDPVLCKRMCSDESKVPVRLCRQRSPYLPLVRSERVIATAVMDTMIDAINHNLRRRLDVGLYTLCVGILLRIISYMSRSRTRLQYHWADLFRSLLSLIRFLTTYASDLKGLSHINTLLDHVVNLLALGLSAGETFLPTPAAYDDLFYKVVETGEVLVKFRDTYGLANRASNSIDTLVSVSVHYKEMLGTDGSKAAKGKRTGGQLTSLQVAEVIKQGYETLSIQAKEGLDSWEKYREADERTLLKKMGRQAVGDVGVLISR
- a CDS encoding hypothetical protein (EggNog:ENOG503NVQA) encodes the protein MANTKDRPGPKFAPKLIETTFERYRKSIPPNELTPSPSPRSPSPPPRERRKFAPQLVESSVRRSRRVGDEGPATRPTDRTDITPYTNHIYAPKPRRKRSHGSIPASPERQRAHARRESCDDEIAGPLFDLVARDAQRKLQDIAMSAFPNSGQRIGGAEHFYVREGSEDDGPRGRPLTRGPWNPMHSRRNSSEEDISWAFKEMQEHAQMVNAHRQRDMSRIDTLDLDKMSIDVPSDAIDLTSRQRSSIANSPLWRPRPSSGSLVAIGETHMPLLRAESPLPPTGESRMPNMEPDSPPVRPIGESFMPYIPSAPAGKAGDMPYVPASHIPPETSFGHHAPFNPYGQERDMSLERARAAHRLRLKKSPPMLGQDLTFRKCPSPKQTKLEPDHLWDLETGTTLEDQHRDPTEQHGLWRGYCYTSNQNEKIAHVDRPLMITTPMPDASNTDPFDRAFGTAPVELSEEPTPVGSRAESLHIPGGGSIQLQKKPHSANGSLVIPEHRTKNNAPKGLHMLHNLHNLDEKLKQEKAVADLEEKIAAEFDDKFVTQVYNYLSLGYPATARLYDEELSKISRIPVEELERDDDAIMEDLWGAEVHSNSQSSGSQSQNSEDSGPRRADGKRIKATGHIMLDSEEQDNVKEEDRCPRWKALKLYIYEWARQHPDLNAISPLAWGVRERRGSWGI